A window of Rhabdothermincola salaria contains these coding sequences:
- the sufU gene encoding Fe-S cluster assembly sulfur transfer protein SufU, with translation MPGLEDLYREIILDHYRNPRNRGELESPPAHRVEGFNPLCGDEIVVYLDVADDGTVDDIKISGQGCSISQSSASMMSAAVKGKTVEEIRDLTRAFKAMMSVHESSLEGAEGTDAATGETTDVPDVKLGDLEALRGVVKFPVRIKCATLAWNTLGQGLDESAAGEDA, from the coding sequence ATGCCCGGCCTCGAAGACCTGTACCGCGAGATCATCCTCGACCACTACCGCAACCCCCGGAACCGGGGCGAGCTCGAGTCGCCGCCCGCCCATCGGGTGGAGGGGTTCAACCCTCTGTGTGGCGACGAGATCGTCGTGTACCTCGACGTGGCCGACGACGGCACCGTCGACGACATCAAGATCTCGGGTCAGGGGTGCTCGATCAGCCAGTCGTCGGCGTCGATGATGTCAGCCGCGGTGAAGGGCAAGACCGTCGAGGAGATCCGTGACCTGACCCGGGCCTTCAAGGCCATGATGTCGGTGCACGAGAGCTCGCTCGAGGGGGCCGAGGGCACCGACGCCGCCACCGGCGAGACCACCGATGTGCCCGACGTGAAGCTGGGCGACCTCGAGGCGCTGCGCGGCGTGGTCAAGTTCCCGGTGCGCATCAAGTGCGCCACCCTGGCGTGGAACACCCTCGGCCAGGGCCTCGACGAGTCCGCGGCCGGCGAGGACGCCTGA
- the sufC gene encoding Fe-S cluster assembly ATPase SufC: MAELRIENLTAEVDGKPILNGIDLVVRAGEVHAVMGPNGSGKSTLSHVLMGKPGYTVTGGSVTVGGVDLLGLPTWKRAQAGLFLAMQYPVEVPGVSLQDLLMESRGAAGHDVSVVPAEIAAEAERIGFAERLHTRALNVDLSGGEKKRNETLQLAVLKPRFAVLDELDSGLDVDALRACARRVEAATEEFGLGVLAITHYKRLLDELKPDVVHVLVKGRIIATGGPELADELERTGYAEYQEEEAEMADAVPKARVLDPSMHPGAGGPGGMFDDPFADPLA, translated from the coding sequence ATGGCAGAGCTCCGTATCGAGAACCTCACCGCCGAGGTCGACGGCAAGCCGATCCTCAACGGCATCGACCTCGTCGTGCGCGCCGGTGAAGTGCACGCCGTCATGGGACCCAACGGCTCGGGGAAGTCCACCCTGTCGCACGTGCTCATGGGCAAGCCCGGCTACACCGTGACCGGTGGCTCGGTCACCGTCGGCGGCGTCGACCTGCTCGGTCTGCCCACCTGGAAGCGAGCCCAGGCCGGCCTCTTCCTGGCCATGCAGTACCCCGTCGAGGTGCCCGGCGTGAGTCTCCAGGACCTGCTCATGGAGTCGCGCGGTGCCGCCGGGCACGACGTCTCGGTCGTGCCGGCCGAGATCGCCGCCGAGGCCGAACGCATCGGCTTCGCCGAGCGCCTGCACACCCGGGCGCTCAACGTCGACCTCTCCGGCGGCGAGAAGAAGCGCAACGAGACCTTGCAGCTGGCGGTGCTCAAGCCCCGCTTCGCCGTGCTCGACGAGCTCGACTCCGGCCTCGACGTCGACGCCCTGCGGGCGTGCGCCCGACGGGTCGAGGCGGCCACCGAGGAGTTCGGCCTCGGCGTGCTGGCCATCACCCACTACAAGCGGCTGCTCGACGAGCTGAAGCCCGATGTCGTGCACGTGCTGGTCAAGGGGCGGATCATCGCCACGGGCGGTCCCGAGCTGGCCGACGAGCTCGAGCGCACCGGCTACGCCGAGTACCAGGAGGAGGAGGCCGAGATGGCGGACGCAGTCCCCAAGGCCCGGGTCCTCGACCCCTCGATGCACCCAGGAGCGGGCGGCCCCGGTGGCATGTTCGACGACCCCTTCGCCGATCCGCTGGCCTGA
- a CDS encoding flavin reductase family protein: MSPEHVPSFDSAKFRQVLGHFPTGVTVISSMYEDTPVGLAVGSFASLSLEPPQVLFCPGKQSSTWPKIQQSGAFCVNILAEDQEDVCRVFASSAADKFAEVGWRKSGNGSPIIDGVLAYVDCTVADVVEAGDHYVVIGAVHDLEVRHEGGPLLFFRGGYGRYTI; encoded by the coding sequence GTGAGCCCAGAACACGTCCCCAGCTTCGATTCGGCCAAGTTCCGTCAGGTCCTCGGGCACTTCCCGACCGGGGTGACGGTCATCTCCTCGATGTACGAGGACACGCCGGTCGGCCTCGCCGTCGGATCGTTCGCCTCGCTGTCGCTCGAGCCCCCGCAGGTGCTGTTCTGCCCGGGGAAGCAGTCGAGCACGTGGCCCAAGATCCAGCAGTCCGGTGCCTTCTGCGTCAACATCCTGGCCGAGGACCAAGAGGACGTCTGCCGGGTCTTCGCGTCGAGCGCCGCCGACAAGTTCGCCGAGGTCGGTTGGCGGAAGTCGGGCAACGGTTCGCCCATCATCGACGGGGTCCTCGCCTACGTCGACTGCACCGTGGCCGACGTCGTCGAGGCCGGCGACCACTACGTCGTCATCGGGGCCGTGCACGACCTCGAGGTGCGCCACGAGGGCGGGCCGCTGCTGTTCTTCCGTGGCGGCTACGGCCGCTACACCATCTAG
- a CDS encoding LLM class F420-dependent oxidoreductase, whose amino-acid sequence MDLGRVGLWQYQLDQVPSAQSQEVAAEIEELGYGAIWIPEMVGRESFVNSTLLLSGTERIVIATGIASIWARDALNANSALHTITEAFPDRFLMGLGVSHQVMVEGLRGHDYSRPFSAMQAYLEAMDNGMFTASPPTTDTHRVLAALGPRMLALAAERTDGAHPYFIPVEHTAFAREQMGPDAKLYPEQAAVLETDPAKAREIARGHMSMYLTLPNYTNNLKRFGWTDDDFADGGSDALVDAIVAWGDEAAIAERVAAHHAAGADHVCVQVLPAEPTAIPMDEWRRLAPALLG is encoded by the coding sequence ATGGATCTCGGACGCGTAGGACTGTGGCAGTACCAGCTCGACCAGGTGCCCTCGGCGCAGAGCCAGGAGGTGGCCGCCGAGATCGAGGAGCTCGGGTACGGGGCCATCTGGATCCCCGAGATGGTGGGGCGGGAGTCGTTCGTCAACTCCACTCTCTTGCTCTCGGGCACCGAGCGCATCGTCATCGCCACCGGCATCGCCTCGATCTGGGCCCGCGACGCCCTCAACGCCAACTCGGCGCTGCACACCATCACCGAGGCCTTCCCCGATCGCTTCCTCATGGGGCTCGGGGTGAGCCATCAGGTGATGGTGGAGGGCCTCCGGGGCCACGACTACTCGCGCCCGTTCTCGGCGATGCAGGCCTACCTCGAGGCCATGGACAACGGCATGTTCACCGCTTCGCCGCCCACCACCGACACCCACCGGGTCCTCGCCGCGCTCGGTCCCAGGATGCTCGCCCTAGCCGCCGAGCGCACCGACGGGGCCCACCCCTACTTCATCCCGGTGGAGCACACGGCCTTCGCCCGCGAGCAGATGGGTCCCGACGCCAAGCTCTACCCGGAGCAGGCGGCGGTGCTGGAGACGGACCCCGCCAAGGCCCGCGAGATCGCCCGGGGCCACATGTCGATGTACCTCACCCTGCCGAACTACACCAACAACCTGAAGCGGTTCGGCTGGACCGACGACGACTTCGCCGACGGGGGCAGCGACGCCCTGGTCGACGCCATCGTGGCCTGGGGCGACGAAGCCGCCATCGCCGAACGGGTGGCGGCCCACCACGCCGCCGGTGCCGACCACGTCTGCGTCCAGGTCCTGCCGGCCGAGCCCACGGCCATCCCCATGGACGAGTGGCGTCGTCTGGCCCCCGCCCTGCTCGGCTGA
- a CDS encoding SufS family cysteine desulfurase: MALTISDPLDTAVVKADFPLLSRSVHGKPIVYLDSAATAQKPTLVLDAMDAYYRSINANVHRGVYAIAEDATNAMEGAREKVRRFIGAPSVNEIVFTKNATESLNLVAQSWGRANLAEGDVVVLTHMEHHADIVPWQMLAAEKGLELRWIPLDAQGRLDLTDLDRLLDGAKVLGVTAMSNVLGTLTPIPLLTAAARAAGAISVVDACQSVPHTPTDVTAMGADFVAFSGHKMVGPTGIGVLWGRLELLEAMPPFLGGGEMIRDVRLDGFTTNEVPWKFEAGTPPIAEIVGLGAAVDYLEGLGMSAVREHEIALTTYALATFAERFGDDLVVHGPPDPAERGGVFSFAYKDLHPHDISQVLDQHAVCVRAGHHCAKPLMRLMGVGATARASVYVYNDTTDIDALCDALDAAGDFFAW, from the coding sequence ATGGCGCTGACCATCTCCGATCCCCTCGACACCGCCGTCGTCAAGGCCGACTTCCCCCTGCTGTCCCGCTCGGTGCACGGCAAGCCCATCGTCTACCTCGACTCGGCAGCCACCGCCCAGAAGCCGACCTTGGTGCTCGACGCCATGGACGCGTACTACCGGTCCATCAACGCCAACGTGCACCGCGGCGTGTACGCCATCGCCGAGGACGCCACCAACGCCATGGAGGGCGCCCGCGAGAAGGTGCGCCGCTTCATCGGAGCGCCGTCGGTCAACGAGATCGTCTTCACCAAGAACGCCACCGAGTCGCTGAACCTGGTCGCCCAATCGTGGGGCCGGGCCAACCTGGCCGAGGGCGACGTGGTGGTGCTCACCCACATGGAGCACCACGCCGACATCGTCCCCTGGCAGATGCTCGCCGCCGAGAAGGGTCTCGAGCTGCGCTGGATCCCCCTCGACGCCCAGGGCCGCCTCGACCTCACCGACCTCGACCGTCTCCTCGACGGCGCCAAGGTCCTCGGCGTCACCGCCATGTCCAACGTGCTCGGCACGCTGACCCCGATACCCCTCCTCACCGCCGCCGCCCGCGCCGCCGGCGCCATCAGCGTCGTCGACGCCTGCCAGTCGGTGCCCCACACCCCCACCGACGTGACCGCCATGGGCGCCGACTTCGTGGCCTTCTCCGGCCACAAGATGGTGGGCCCCACCGGCATCGGCGTGCTCTGGGGTCGCCTCGAGCTGCTCGAGGCCATGCCCCCCTTCCTCGGCGGCGGCGAGATGATCCGCGACGTGCGCCTCGACGGCTTCACCACCAACGAGGTGCCCTGGAAGTTCGAGGCGGGCACCCCGCCGATCGCCGAGATCGTCGGCCTCGGTGCCGCGGTCGACTACCTCGAGGGTCTGGGCATGAGCGCCGTGCGCGAGCACGAGATCGCCCTCACGACCTACGCCCTGGCCACCTTCGCCGAGCGCTTCGGCGACGACCTCGTCGTGCACGGGCCACCGGATCCCGCCGAGCGTGGGGGCGTGTTCAGCTTCGCCTACAAGGACCTGCACCCCCACGACATCTCCCAGGTCCTCGACCAGCACGCCGTGTGCGTCCGGGCCGGACACCACTGCGCCAAGCCGCTCATGCGCCTGATGGGCGTGGGGGCCACGGCGCGGGCGTCGGTGTACGTCTACAACGACACCACCGACATCGACGCCCTGTGCGACGCCCTCGACGCCGCCGGCGACTTCTTCGCCTGGTGA
- the sufB gene encoding Fe-S cluster assembly protein SufB — MATTDLDLDLGRYKLGWSDEEDYVFKPKKGLTEDIIREMSWMKGEPDWMRDYRMKSYQHFLRRPMPNWGGDMSEIYFDDIFYYIKPTDHQVDAWDELPDSVKQTYEKLGIPEAERKYLAGVTAQYESEVVYHKNREDLEAQGVIFTDMDTALREYPEIVRAYFGTVIPKNDNKFAALNSAVWSGGSFIYVPPGVHVEMPLQAYFRINAENMGQFERTLIIADEGSSVHYIEGCSAPTYTTDSLHSAVVEIVVKPSARVTYTTIQNWSNNVFNLVTKRARVETEGHMEWIDGNIGSRLTMKYPAVYMVGPKASGEVLSVAYAGHGMHQDAGAKMVHAAPETTSKIVSKSISKDGGRTSYRGLVRVEDDAYGCKSHVQCDALILDDDSVSDTFPYMEVGSRDAIVGHEATVSKVADEQLFYLMSRGLSEEQAMGMVVNGFIEPVTRTLPMEYAVEWSRLIELQMEGSVG; from the coding sequence ATGGCCACCACCGATCTCGATCTCGACCTCGGCCGCTACAAGCTGGGTTGGTCCGACGAAGAGGACTACGTCTTCAAGCCCAAGAAGGGGCTGACCGAGGACATCATCCGCGAGATGTCGTGGATGAAGGGCGAACCGGACTGGATGCGCGACTACCGCATGAAGTCCTACCAGCACTTCCTGCGGCGCCCGATGCCCAACTGGGGCGGCGACATGTCGGAGATCTACTTCGACGACATCTTCTACTACATCAAGCCCACCGACCATCAGGTCGACGCGTGGGACGAGCTGCCCGATTCGGTCAAGCAGACCTACGAGAAGCTGGGCATCCCCGAGGCCGAGCGCAAGTACCTGGCCGGGGTCACCGCCCAGTACGAGTCCGAGGTCGTGTACCACAAGAACCGCGAGGACCTCGAGGCCCAGGGCGTCATCTTCACCGACATGGACACCGCGCTGCGCGAGTACCCCGAGATCGTGCGGGCCTACTTCGGCACCGTGATCCCCAAGAACGACAACAAGTTCGCGGCGTTGAACTCGGCGGTGTGGTCCGGTGGGTCGTTCATCTACGTGCCGCCCGGCGTGCACGTCGAGATGCCGCTGCAGGCCTACTTCCGCATCAACGCCGAGAACATGGGCCAGTTCGAACGCACTCTCATCATCGCCGACGAGGGCAGCTCGGTGCACTACATCGAGGGGTGCTCGGCACCCACCTACACCACGGACTCCCTGCACTCCGCAGTGGTCGAGATCGTCGTGAAGCCCAGCGCCCGGGTCACCTACACGACCATCCAGAACTGGTCGAACAACGTCTTCAACCTGGTGACCAAGCGGGCCCGGGTCGAGACCGAGGGCCACATGGAGTGGATCGACGGAAACATCGGCAGTCGCCTCACCATGAAGTACCCGGCGGTCTACATGGTCGGGCCCAAGGCCTCCGGTGAGGTCCTGTCGGTGGCCTACGCCGGCCACGGCATGCACCAGGACGCCGGCGCCAAGATGGTGCACGCCGCGCCCGAGACGACCTCCAAGATCGTCTCCAAGTCCATCTCCAAGGACGGCGGCCGCACCTCGTACCGAGGGCTCGTGCGGGTGGAGGACGACGCCTACGGGTGCAAGAGCCACGTGCAGTGCGACGCCCTCATCCTCGACGACGATTCCGTCTCGGACACCTTCCCCTACATGGAGGTCGGTTCTCGCGACGCCATCGTCGGCCACGAGGCCACGGTGTCCAAGGTGGCCGACGAGCAGCTCTTCTACCTGATGAGCCGCGGCCTCTCCGAGGAGCAAGCCATGGGCATGGTGGTCAACGGCTTCATCGAGCCCGTCACCCGCACGCTCCCGATGGAGTACGCGGTCGAGTGGAGCCGCCTCATCGAGCTGCAGATGGAGGGCTCGGTCGGCTGA
- a CDS encoding non-heme iron oxygenase ferredoxin subunit has translation MSAQRLCSVTDVPDGEARRIDVAGHRLAVVRLGDDWYVIGDRCTHQDISLAEGDVDPDRLEIECWKHGSCFSLVTGEPSSMPATKPTPTYTVTVDGDDVFVEID, from the coding sequence ATGAGCGCCCAGCGCCTCTGCTCGGTCACCGACGTCCCCGACGGCGAGGCCCGCCGCATCGACGTGGCCGGCCACCGCCTCGCCGTGGTCCGCCTGGGCGACGACTGGTACGTCATCGGCGACCGGTGCACCCACCAGGACATCTCGCTCGCCGAGGGCGACGTCGACCCGGACCGCCTGGAGATCGAGTGCTGGAAGCACGGCAGCTGCTTCTCGCTCGTCACCGGCGAGCCCAGCTCGATGCCCGCCACCAAGCCCACGCCCACCTACACCGTCACCGTCGACGGTGACGACGTCTTCGTGGAGATCGACTGA
- a CDS encoding DUF2752 domain-containing protein has product MSLAPPPPPPPPVRDDDRADVDTAGVGTVAPGGVSWWRIGALGATALAGCAYVALYDPNSSSSLYPACPFLAVTGLDCPGCGITRALHALVTGNPLQALDHNALFVLALPFLLFWAVRSLLFGTQPRNRAPTWRWTPTMTWAAVTLVGGFWVIRNLPWSPFDWLASGLL; this is encoded by the coding sequence GTGAGTCTGGCGCCCCCACCCCCACCGCCGCCGCCGGTGCGCGACGACGACCGTGCCGATGTCGACACCGCCGGCGTGGGCACCGTTGCGCCGGGTGGCGTGTCGTGGTGGAGGATCGGCGCGCTCGGTGCCACCGCCCTGGCCGGGTGCGCCTACGTGGCCCTCTACGACCCCAACAGCTCCTCGTCGCTCTACCCGGCGTGCCCCTTCTTGGCCGTCACCGGCCTCGACTGCCCGGGCTGCGGCATCACCCGGGCGCTGCACGCCCTGGTCACCGGCAACCCCCTGCAGGCGCTCGACCACAACGCCCTGTTCGTGCTGGCGCTGCCCTTCTTGCTCTTCTGGGCCGTGCGCAGCCTCCTGTTCGGGACCCAGCCCCGGAACCGGGCTCCCACGTGGCGCTGGACGCCCACCATGACGTGGGCGGCCGTCACGCTGGTGGGCGGGTTCTGGGTGATCCGCAACCTGCCGTGGTCGCCGTTCGACTGGTTGGCGTCCGGGTTGCTCTGA
- a CDS encoding 4a-hydroxytetrahydrobiopterin dehydratase, producing MARSTPLTSAEVDAQLRERPEWEVVDGRLHRELEFADFVEAFGFMTRVALVAEKLDHHPDWSNSWNRVVIDIVNHDAGGLTPECFELARRADEAASG from the coding sequence ATGGCCCGATCCACCCCGCTCACGTCCGCCGAGGTCGACGCCCAGCTCCGGGAGCGCCCGGAGTGGGAGGTCGTCGACGGTCGTCTGCACCGCGAGCTCGAGTTCGCCGACTTCGTCGAGGCCTTCGGCTTCATGACCCGCGTGGCGTTGGTGGCGGAGAAGCTCGATCACCACCCGGACTGGTCCAACAGCTGGAACCGCGTCGTGATCGACATCGTCAACCACGACGCCGGCGGACTCACCCCGGAGTGCTTCGAGTTGGCCCGGAGGGCGGACGAGGCCGCATCGGGCTGA
- a CDS encoding thioredoxin family protein: protein MSDDAPAAVSAETTPPDLPDDGLVVVVKRDCPTCLLVVPVLEQLADDGELTVLVQDDTEPFAHLPRCSADDDLDVSWALQVTTVPTLVRRQGGQEVARTEGWLREEWQGLTGRSDLGPQLPDFRPGCGSLSEEPARWARLQVRHEGGRLRSRRIQISALDDEMESLFERGFTDGLPVVPPTPERVLRMLDATSRSPDDLVAVVPPDLVECTVEKVAINAVMAGCKPEYLPVVLTAVEAACTDEFNIHGVLATTWFAGPLVVVNGPMARAIGMNSGINALGQGNRANATIGRALQLVIRNVGGGRPGGIDRATLGNPGKYTFCFAEDEEGSPWESLATERGVAEDRSAVTLFAAEGVRGLADQDSRTPESLARTFAACLRTVAHPRALVAFDAMVVVSPEHGRVFAEAGWSKARLHRELAELLMTDTDSVLKGLDGMAPGLDPSLAGLRLPKFRDGGLLITYAGGGAGMFSAIIGSWASGAIGSQPVTLEVRP from the coding sequence ATGAGCGACGACGCACCAGCCGCCGTCTCGGCGGAGACGACCCCGCCGGACCTGCCCGACGACGGCCTGGTGGTGGTCGTCAAGCGGGACTGCCCCACCTGCCTGCTGGTCGTCCCCGTCCTCGAGCAGTTGGCCGACGACGGGGAGCTCACCGTGCTCGTCCAGGACGACACCGAGCCCTTCGCCCATCTCCCCCGCTGCTCGGCCGACGACGACCTCGACGTCTCGTGGGCGCTGCAGGTGACCACCGTGCCGACCCTCGTGCGGCGCCAGGGCGGTCAGGAGGTGGCCCGCACCGAGGGGTGGCTCCGCGAGGAGTGGCAGGGCCTCACCGGGCGGTCGGACCTCGGCCCGCAGCTCCCCGACTTCCGTCCGGGGTGCGGCTCGCTCAGCGAGGAGCCCGCCCGATGGGCTCGTCTCCAGGTCCGCCACGAGGGCGGCCGGCTCCGCTCCCGCCGCATCCAGATCTCCGCCCTCGACGACGAGATGGAGTCGCTGTTCGAGCGGGGCTTCACCGATGGCCTCCCCGTGGTGCCACCCACGCCCGAGCGCGTGCTGCGCATGCTCGACGCCACCTCCCGGTCGCCCGACGACCTGGTGGCCGTGGTACCACCCGACCTGGTGGAGTGCACGGTCGAGAAGGTGGCGATCAACGCGGTGATGGCGGGCTGCAAGCCCGAGTACCTCCCCGTGGTGCTGACCGCCGTCGAAGCGGCCTGCACCGACGAGTTCAACATCCACGGGGTCCTGGCCACGACCTGGTTCGCCGGGCCGCTCGTGGTCGTCAACGGCCCGATGGCGCGAGCCATCGGCATGAACAGCGGCATCAACGCGCTCGGCCAGGGCAACCGGGCCAACGCCACCATCGGGCGAGCCCTGCAGCTGGTGATCCGCAACGTGGGCGGCGGCCGGCCGGGCGGCATCGATCGGGCCACGCTCGGCAACCCCGGCAAGTACACCTTCTGCTTCGCCGAGGACGAGGAGGGGTCCCCCTGGGAGTCCCTGGCCACCGAACGCGGCGTCGCCGAGGACCGCTCGGCGGTCACGCTCTTCGCCGCCGAGGGCGTGCGCGGGCTCGCCGACCAGGACTCCCGCACCCCGGAATCGCTGGCCCGCACGTTCGCCGCCTGCCTGCGCACCGTGGCCCACCCCCGGGCCCTCGTCGCCTTCGACGCCATGGTGGTCGTGAGCCCGGAGCACGGTCGGGTCTTCGCCGAGGCCGGGTGGAGCAAGGCCCGCCTGCACCGGGAGCTCGCCGAGCTGTTGATGACCGACACCGACTCCGTCCTCAAGGGCCTCGACGGCATGGCCCCGGGCCTCGACCCCTCCCTCGCCGGCCTCCGGCTGCCCAAGTTCCGCGACGGCGGGCTGCTCATCACCTACGCCGGCGGCGGGGCGGGCATGTTCAGTGCCATCATCGGCTCCTGGGCCTCTGGCGCCATCGGCAGCCAACCCGTCACCTTGGAGGTGCGTCCGTGA
- the sufD gene encoding Fe-S cluster assembly protein SufD, which produces MTAVLDAVPDRAATVVVRNGFVVRADLDPAWEAKGLYVGPLVDGPDAEAALGAVAEHPIDVFAALNDACTAEPLLVSVPRGLTVDVPIVIADWVDQDGAAVFPRLVVRVGEDAEAKVVVWQGSEDVAAFVAPVVELDVARAARLSYGEVQDRTGRVWQITSQVGRADADATLTGSHAGLGGDYARVRTDCGLVGRGATGNLQAVYFGERSQTLDFRTFQDHVAPDTTSNLLFKGVVGDQSRSVYTGRIRVEKEARGTNAFQTNRNIKLSEDAWAESVPNLEIENNDVHCSHASTVGPIDEEQRFYLESRGVPTEIADRLIVAGFFDEVLEQFPVPGVRPLIEAAIEARLDRREQP; this is translated from the coding sequence GTGACCGCCGTGCTCGACGCCGTCCCCGATCGGGCCGCCACCGTCGTGGTGCGCAACGGCTTCGTCGTCCGCGCCGACCTCGACCCCGCGTGGGAGGCCAAGGGCCTCTATGTGGGCCCGTTGGTCGACGGCCCCGACGCCGAGGCTGCTCTGGGTGCGGTCGCCGAGCATCCCATCGACGTGTTCGCCGCGCTCAACGACGCCTGCACGGCCGAGCCGCTGCTCGTGTCGGTGCCGCGGGGGCTCACCGTCGATGTGCCGATCGTCATCGCCGACTGGGTCGACCAGGACGGCGCGGCGGTGTTCCCCCGGCTCGTCGTCCGCGTCGGCGAGGACGCCGAGGCCAAGGTGGTCGTGTGGCAGGGGTCCGAGGACGTGGCGGCCTTCGTGGCCCCGGTGGTCGAGCTCGACGTGGCCCGGGCGGCCCGCCTGTCCTACGGCGAGGTGCAGGACCGCACCGGACGCGTCTGGCAGATCACCTCCCAGGTGGGGCGGGCCGACGCCGACGCCACGCTGACCGGCTCGCACGCCGGCCTCGGTGGCGACTACGCCCGGGTGCGCACCGACTGCGGGCTCGTCGGCAGGGGAGCCACCGGCAACCTCCAGGCCGTGTACTTCGGCGAACGGAGCCAGACACTCGACTTTCGCACCTTCCAGGACCACGTGGCCCCCGACACCACCTCGAACCTGCTGTTCAAGGGCGTCGTGGGCGACCAATCCCGCTCGGTGTACACCGGGCGCATCAGGGTGGAGAAGGAGGCGCGGGGCACCAACGCCTTCCAGACCAACCGCAACATCAAGCTCTCCGAGGACGCCTGGGCGGAGTCCGTGCCCAACCTCGAGATCGAGAACAACGACGTGCACTGCAGCCATGCGTCCACCGTCGGGCCCATCGACGAGGAACAGCGCTTCTACCTCGAGAGCCGGGGCGTGCCCACCGAGATCGCCGACCGCTTGATCGTGGCCGGGTTCTTCGACGAGGTCCTCGAGCAGTTCCCGGTGCCGGGTGTGCGACCCCTCATCGAGGCCGCCATCGAGGCTCGCCTGGACCGGCGGGAGCAGCCATGA
- a CDS encoding gamma carbonic anhydrase family protein, with protein MAIYALGDVEPRIHPSAFVHPDAVVIGDVEIGAESTIWPCSVLRGDNGGIVIGARTSIQDGSVVHCIPTRPTLVGDDCVIGHIVHLEGCTIEDAALVGNGSVVLHEAIVRSGALVGSNAVVPDRMEVPTGMMALGVPAKLREGTGKLDGILYAAGDYVKKGQRYRAELRRLD; from the coding sequence ATGGCGATCTACGCCCTCGGCGACGTCGAACCCCGCATCCACCCGTCGGCGTTCGTGCACCCCGACGCCGTCGTCATCGGCGACGTCGAGATCGGCGCGGAGTCCACGATCTGGCCCTGTTCGGTCCTTCGGGGCGACAACGGGGGGATCGTGATCGGGGCGCGCACGTCCATCCAGGACGGCTCGGTGGTGCACTGCATCCCCACCCGCCCCACCCTGGTGGGCGACGACTGCGTGATCGGCCACATCGTCCACCTCGAGGGGTGCACCATCGAGGACGCCGCGCTGGTCGGCAACGGCTCGGTGGTGCTGCACGAGGCCATCGTGCGTTCGGGGGCCCTGGTCGGCTCCAACGCAGTCGTGCCCGATCGCATGGAGGTCCCCACCGGGATGATGGCCCTCGGCGTGCCCGCCAAGCTGCGCGAGGGCACTGGCAAGCTCGACGGCATCCTCTACGCCGCCGGCGACTACGTGAAGAAGGGCCAGCGCTACAGGGCCGAGCTGCGTCGTCTCGACTGA
- a CDS encoding MBL fold metallo-hydrolase, with protein MTFYGVRGSTPCSCDENRRYGGNTSCVVLRAPGADPILLDLGTGLRFFGLDQAEGEMMRAHALVTHLHWDHVQGLPFCPPLLSPGAELTVYGPADGSRSFGEAFDQLMAPPFFPVRAHELSGDIVFVTLPAGTHQIAGASVTAALVPHTGETFGYRIERDGVAVVYISDHQQPVDDPSHIAPAVLSLCQGADLLIHDAQYTPDEFVLRAHWGHCTVDYAVHVAAEAGVRALALFHHDPGHDDESVDLLELAAAERARERGVPKVFAAAEGLTVSVERASVGA; from the coding sequence GTGACGTTCTACGGAGTCCGAGGTTCCACTCCCTGCTCGTGCGACGAGAACCGTCGGTACGGCGGCAACACGTCCTGCGTGGTGCTGCGGGCTCCCGGTGCCGATCCGATCCTGCTCGACCTGGGCACCGGTCTGCGCTTCTTCGGTCTCGACCAGGCCGAGGGCGAGATGATGCGGGCCCACGCCCTCGTCACCCACCTGCACTGGGACCACGTCCAGGGCCTGCCCTTCTGCCCTCCGCTGCTCTCGCCGGGGGCCGAGCTGACCGTCTACGGTCCGGCCGACGGCTCCCGCAGCTTCGGTGAGGCCTTCGACCAGCTCATGGCCCCGCCGTTCTTCCCGGTACGGGCCCACGAGCTCTCCGGCGACATCGTGTTCGTCACCCTCCCGGCCGGCACCCACCAGATCGCCGGGGCGTCGGTCACCGCCGCCCTGGTGCCCCACACCGGCGAGACGTTCGGGTACCGCATCGAGCGTGACGGCGTCGCCGTCGTCTACATCAGCGACCACCAACAGCCGGTCGACGACCCCAGCCACATCGCTCCGGCCGTGCTCTCGCTGTGCCAGGGTGCCGACCTCTTGATCCACGACGCCCAGTACACGCCCGACGAGTTCGTCCTGCGGGCGCACTGGGGCCACTGCACCGTCGACTACGCCGTGCACGTGGCGGCGGAGGCGGGCGTGCGGGCGCTGGCGCTGTTCCACCACGACCCCGGCCACGACGACGAGAGCGTCGATCTGCTGGAGCTCGCCGCAGCCGAGAGGGCGCGCGAACGGGGGGTCCCGAAGGTGTTCGCCGCCGCCGAGGGGCTCACCGTCTCCGTCGAGCGGGCATCGGTGGGGGCCTAG